The Prunus persica cultivar Lovell chromosome G8, Prunus_persica_NCBIv2, whole genome shotgun sequence genome includes a region encoding these proteins:
- the LOC18768788 gene encoding soluble inorganic pyrophosphatase 6, chloroplastic: MATARVLTVANTSCLLSKTTSFLAKQGPYSTSLCFTRRRAASSLSSSCRRSFACTAIYNPEVQIKEEGQPETLDYRVFFVDRVGQKVSPWHDIPLQVGNGVFNFVVEIPKESSAKMEVATDEPHTPIKQDTKKGKLRYYPYNINWNYGLLPQTWEDPSLANSEVEGAFGDNDPVDVVEIGESRRKIGEVLKVKPLAALAMIDEGELDWKIVAISLDDPKASLVNDIDDVEKHFPGTLTAIRDWFRDYKIPDGKPANKFGLGNKAANKDFALKVITETNESWAKLVKRSIPAGDLSLA, translated from the exons ATGGCCACCGCGAGAGTGCTAACCGTCGCCAATACGTCCTGCTTGCTCTCCAAGACGACGTCGTTCCTTGCCAAGCAGGGGCCGTACAGCACCAGCCTCTGCTTTACCAGAAGAAGAGCAGCGTCGTCGTTGTCTTCGTCGTGCCGGAGGTCCTTCGCTTGCACAGCTATCTACAACCCCGAGGTTCAGATCAAGGAGGAAGGGCAGCCCGAAACCCTAGACTACCGAGTCTTCTTCGTCGACCGTGTTGGTCAAAAg GTTTCACCTTGGCATGATATACCTTTGCAAGTGGGTAATGGTGTATTCAACTTTGTGGTTGAAATACCCAAAGAATCGAGTGCAAAGATGGAGGTTGCTACTGATGAGCCACACACTCCGATAAAGCAGGAtacaaagaaaggaaaacttCGTTACTATCC CTACAATATTAATTGGAATTATGGATTGCTTCCACAAACATGGGAAGACCCATCCCTTGCTAATAGTGAAGTTGAAGGAGCATTTGGGGATAATGATCCAG TTGATGTTGTTGAGATAGGCGAAAGTCGGAGAAAGATTGGCGAGGTTCTCAAAGTAAAGCCCTTGGCTGCATTAGCTATGATTGATGAAGGGGAACTTGACTGGAAAATTGTTGCAATTTCATTGGATGATCCCAAAGCTTCTCTTGTCAATGACATTGATGATGTTGAGAAGCATTTTCCG GGGACTCTCACTGCAATAAGGGACTGGTTTAGAGACTACAAGATCCCTGATGGAAAGCCTGCTAACAAGTTTGGTCTTGGCAACAAAGCGGCAAACAAG GATTTTGCGCTTAAGGTCATAACCGAAACCAATGAATCATGGGCTAAGCTTGTCAAGAGATCAATTCCTGCTGGAGATCTGTCACTTGCATAG